In the Helicobacter pylori genome, one interval contains:
- a CDS encoding HugZ family heme oxygenase, with protein sequence MLNRIIEHMNAHHVEDMKGLLKKFGQVHHAENVAFKSVDSQGVVIGYNNNQTLRIEFNHEVKDPKDYKNAIIELCQSVEKTHDLKGVEEEVKAFKESFDSVCLATLHPNGHVVCSYAPLMSDGKQYYIYVSEVAEHFAGLKHNPHNVEVMFLEDESKAKSAILRKRLRYKTNARFIERGAEFDKAFDSFIEKTGGSGGIKTIRTMQDFHLIALDFKEGRFVKGFGQAYDILGDKIAYVGGKGNPHDFAHKK encoded by the coding sequence TTGCTTAATCGTATTATAGAGCACATGAACGCTCACCATGTAGAAGACATGAAAGGTTTGTTGAAAAAATTCGGGCAAGTCCATCACGCTGAAAATGTCGCCTTTAAAAGCGTGGATTCTCAAGGCGTTGTGATTGGTTATAACAACAATCAAACCTTAAGGATTGAATTTAACCACGAAGTCAAAGACCCTAAAGACTACAAAAACGCTATCATTGAATTGTGTCAAAGCGTAGAAAAAACCCATGATTTAAAAGGCGTGGAAGAAGAAGTTAAAGCCTTTAAAGAGAGCTTTGATTCTGTTTGTTTAGCGACCTTACACCCTAATGGGCATGTGGTATGCTCTTATGCGCCTTTAATGAGCGATGGCAAACAATACTACATTTATGTGAGCGAAGTGGCGGAGCATTTTGCTGGCCTTAAACACAACCCCCACAATGTGGAAGTGATGTTTTTAGAAGACGAGAGCAAGGCTAAATCAGCTATTTTGAGAAAACGCTTGCGTTATAAAACCAACGCTCGTTTTATTGAAAGAGGGGCAGAGTTTGACAAAGCGTTTGATTCTTTCATTGAAAAAACCGGCGGATCTGGGGGCATTAAAACCATTCGCACCATGCAAGATTTCCATTTGATCGCATTGGATTTCAAAGAAGGGCGTTTTGTGAAAGGCTTTGGCCAAGCTTATGACATTTTAGGCGACAAAATCGCTTATGTTGGGGGTAAAGGCAACCCACACGATTTCGCTCACAAGAAATAA
- the argS gene encoding arginine--tRNA ligase, producing MHTLIKGVLEEILEAEVIIEYPKDKEHGHYATPIAFNLAKVFKKSPLVIAEELALKISTHKKTQGFFDSVVACKGYINLTLSLDFLERFTQKALELKEKFGSQPKSERSQKIFLEFVSANPTGPLHIGHARGAVFGDSLAKIARFLGHEVLCEYYVNDMGSQIRLLGLSVWLAYREHVLQESVTYPEVFYKGEYIIEIAKKANNDLKPSLFKENEETIIEVLSGYAKDLMLLEIKDNLDALGIHFDSYASERETFKHKDAVFERLEKANALYERDSKIWLKSSLYQDESDRVLIKEDKSYTYLAGDIVYHDEKFKQNYTKYINIWGADHHGYIARVKASLEFLGYDSNNLEVLLAQMVRLLKNNEPYKMSKRAGNFILIKDVIDDVGKDALRFIFLSKRLDTHLEFDVNTLKKQDSSNPIYYIHYANSRIHTMLEKSPFSKEEILQTPLTNLNAEEKYLLFSALSLPKIIESSFEEYGLQKMCEYAKTLASEFHRFYNAGKILNTPKAKELLKICLMVSLSLSNAFKLLGIEIKTKISAKD from the coding sequence ATGCACACTCTCATTAAGGGCGTTTTAGAAGAGATTTTAGAAGCTGAAGTCATTATTGAATACCCTAAAGACAAAGAGCATGGGCATTACGCTACGCCCATTGCTTTCAATCTCGCCAAAGTTTTTAAAAAATCGCCCTTAGTTATCGCTGAAGAGTTAGCCCTTAAAATCAGCACGCACAAAAAAACTCAAGGGTTTTTTGACAGCGTAGTGGCTTGTAAGGGTTATATCAATTTGACGCTTTCTTTAGATTTTTTAGAGCGTTTCACCCAAAAGGCTTTGGAATTAAAAGAAAAATTTGGCTCTCAACCCAAAAGCGAGCGTTCTCAAAAAATCTTTTTAGAATTTGTGAGCGCTAACCCTACAGGGCCTTTACACATAGGGCATGCTAGAGGGGCGGTGTTTGGCGATAGTTTGGCTAAAATCGCTCGCTTTTTAGGGCATGAAGTTTTATGCGAATATTATGTCAATGACATGGGTTCTCAAATCCGCTTGTTAGGGCTTTCTGTATGGCTCGCTTACAGAGAGCATGTTTTACAAGAAAGCGTAACTTACCCAGAAGTCTTTTACAAAGGCGAATACATCATTGAAATCGCTAAAAAGGCGAACAACGATTTAAAGCCAAGCCTTTTTAAAGAAAACGAAGAGACTATTATTGAAGTTTTAAGCGGCTATGCTAAAGATTTAATGCTTTTAGAAATTAAAGATAATTTAGATGCTTTAGGCATTCATTTTGATTCTTATGCGAGCGAAAGAGAAACTTTTAAACATAAAGATGCGGTGTTTGAACGATTAGAAAAAGCGAACGCCCTTTATGAAAGGGATTCTAAAATCTGGCTCAAATCTTCACTCTACCAAGATGAAAGCGATCGGGTGCTCATTAAAGAAGATAAGAGCTACACTTATTTAGCCGGCGATATTGTCTATCATGATGAAAAATTCAAGCAAAATTACACCAAATATATCAACATTTGGGGGGCAGACCACCACGGCTATATCGCTAGAGTGAAAGCCAGCCTTGAGTTTTTGGGCTATGATTCCAACAATCTTGAAGTCTTGCTCGCTCAAATGGTGCGCTTGCTCAAAAATAACGAGCCTTACAAGATGAGTAAAAGAGCGGGTAATTTCATTTTGATTAAAGATGTGATTGATGATGTGGGTAAAGACGCTTTAAGGTTTATTTTTTTAAGCAAACGGCTTGACACGCATTTAGAATTTGATGTCAATACTTTAAAAAAGCAAGACAGCTCAAACCCTATTTACTATATCCATTACGCTAATTCGCGCATCCACACCATGCTAGAAAAATCGCCCTTTTCTAAAGAAGAAATTTTACAAACCCCTTTAACCAATTTAAATGCTGAAGAAAAATACCTGCTTTTTAGTGCTTTAAGCTTGCCTAAAATCATTGAATCTTCTTTTGAAGAATACGGCTTGCAAAAAATGTGCGAATACGCAAAAACTCTCGCCTCAGAATTCCACCGCTTCTATAACGCTGGCAAGATTTTAAACACCCCTAAAGCTAAAGAGCTTTTAAAGATTTGTTTAATGGTGAGCTTGAGTTTAAGCAACGCTTTCAAACTTTTAGGCATAGAGATAAAAACCAAAATCTCCGCTAAAGATTAA
- the tatA gene encoding twin-arginine translocase TatA/TatE family subunit, with protein MGGFTSIWHWVIVLLVIVLLFGAKKIPELAKGLGSGIKNFKKAVKDDEEEAKNEPKTLDAQATQTKAHETSEIKSKQES; from the coding sequence ATGGGCGGATTCACAAGCATATGGCATTGGGTCATTGTTTTATTAGTGATTGTGTTGTTGTTTGGAGCTAAAAAGATCCCCGAATTGGCTAAAGGTTTAGGCAGTGGGATTAAGAATTTCAAAAAAGCCGTGAAAGACGATGAAGAAGAGGCTAAAAACGAGCCAAAAACCCTAGACGCTCAAGCAACGCAAACCAAAGCGCATGAAACTAGCGAGATTAAAAGCAAACAAGAAAGTTGA
- the gmk gene encoding guanylate kinase, translating to MHNDFNLLILSGPSGAGKSTLTKYLQEKIPKTHFSLSTTTRKPREGEVDGLHYNFVSEEEFKQGIEKGQFLEWAIVHNHYYGTSKIPVEKALKEGKIVIFDIDVQGHEILKKHYPNACSVFISTKNQEILKERLLLRGTDSKETIEKRLINAYKEMQCLESFDYLIINEDLEKSKEIILSIAKTLVYRLKAFNFEKICKAWKNESL from the coding sequence ATGCATAATGATTTTAATTTACTCATCCTTTCAGGCCCTAGCGGAGCGGGTAAAAGCACCCTTACAAAGTATTTGCAAGAAAAAATCCCAAAAACCCATTTTTCCCTTTCCACCACCACACGAAAGCCCAGAGAGGGCGAAGTTGATGGCTTGCATTACAATTTTGTCAGCGAAGAAGAATTCAAACAAGGCATAGAAAAAGGGCAGTTTTTAGAATGGGCGATCGTGCATAACCACTACTATGGCACTTCTAAAATCCCTGTAGAAAAAGCCTTAAAAGAGGGCAAAATCGTCATTTTTGATATTGATGTGCAAGGGCATGAGATCCTTAAAAAGCATTACCCTAACGCATGCTCAGTCTTTATTAGCACCAAAAACCAAGAGATTTTAAAAGAGCGCTTGCTTTTAAGGGGGACGGATTCTAAAGAGACGATAGAAAAACGCTTGATCAACGCTTATAAAGAAATGCAGTGCTTGGAAAGCTTTGATTACCTCATCATCAATGAAGATTTAGAAAAATCCAAAGAAATCATCTTGAGCATCGCAAAAACTTTAGTCTATCGCTTAAAAGCGTTTAATTTTGAAAAAATATGCAAGGCTTGGAAAAACGAATCCTTATAA